The following proteins are encoded in a genomic region of Natrinema sp. DC36:
- a CDS encoding D-aminoacyl-tRNA deacylase, with protein sequence MPETTESKRPMASSVPGQTDSTARSDGYRSTNAITAVESAGYSSARHRRSPVIAIVESRADRASEHICRSLRERADWAELTDDDLPTADGGGTYYRTDGAELRSFDELHIDLERPADAFDCDPDLLVFASRHSGDTGALLTGHFTGNFGPAEFGGEPDALAEAAPNALNRLLEAFDKYAPERYDVGMECTHHGPSEVGCPSLFAELGSGDEQWDDPAGADAVARAILELRTVDPHRSRQVVGFGGNHYAPRFGRVVRETAWAVGHVAADWALEAMDHPTTHRAVLERAFEASNADIALLDGEWPVLEETLADLDCRIVSETWLREVDDRPLAVVDAVESELGAVDDGSRFGDRLAESVTVVELPADLVSTAQGIDPDRVRAIVETNTVAFATENGGSRVGLRAAIPDTDVDSETGDDADSNGPRETIVTELAAVLEEKYDAVTIEDDAVVAEETAFDPALAHQVGVPEGPKFGALADGESVTVDGETVSPERVTTERTRRFPT encoded by the coding sequence ATGCCAGAAACCACGGAGAGCAAACGGCCGATGGCGAGTAGCGTGCCCGGCCAAACCGATTCGACCGCGCGCTCCGACGGATACCGGTCGACGAATGCCATCACCGCCGTCGAAAGCGCAGGCTATTCGTCGGCCCGGCACCGACGCTCTCCCGTGATCGCGATCGTCGAAAGCCGCGCCGACCGCGCCTCGGAGCATATCTGCCGGTCTCTCCGCGAGCGCGCCGACTGGGCGGAACTGACCGACGACGACCTCCCGACGGCCGACGGCGGCGGAACCTATTATCGGACCGACGGTGCAGAACTCCGCTCGTTCGACGAGTTACACATCGACCTCGAGCGCCCCGCCGACGCCTTCGACTGCGACCCGGACCTGCTCGTCTTCGCCTCCCGGCACTCGGGGGACACCGGTGCGCTACTGACGGGCCACTTCACGGGCAACTTCGGCCCGGCCGAGTTCGGCGGCGAGCCCGACGCGCTGGCCGAGGCCGCGCCGAACGCGCTGAATCGGCTGCTCGAGGCGTTCGACAAATACGCCCCCGAGCGATACGACGTTGGAATGGAGTGTACTCACCACGGTCCCTCCGAGGTGGGCTGCCCGTCGCTCTTTGCGGAACTCGGCAGCGGCGACGAACAGTGGGACGATCCCGCCGGTGCCGACGCCGTGGCGCGCGCCATCCTCGAGTTGCGAACTGTCGACCCCCATCGGTCCAGACAGGTCGTCGGCTTCGGCGGCAACCACTACGCGCCGCGATTCGGACGGGTCGTCCGCGAGACGGCGTGGGCGGTCGGCCACGTCGCGGCCGACTGGGCGCTCGAGGCGATGGATCACCCGACGACCCACCGCGCGGTCCTCGAGCGGGCCTTCGAGGCCAGCAACGCCGATATCGCGCTGCTGGACGGGGAGTGGCCGGTCCTCGAGGAGACGCTCGCGGACCTCGACTGCCGCATCGTGAGCGAGACGTGGCTTCGCGAGGTCGACGACCGCCCGCTCGCGGTCGTCGATGCGGTCGAGTCCGAACTGGGGGCCGTCGACGACGGGAGCCGCTTTGGCGACCGGCTCGCGGAGTCGGTCACCGTCGTCGAGCTGCCAGCCGATCTCGTGAGTACTGCACAGGGGATCGACCCCGATCGCGTCCGAGCGATCGTCGAGACGAACACCGTTGCCTTCGCGACGGAAAACGGCGGGAGTCGCGTCGGTTTGCGGGCGGCGATCCCCGATACCGATGTCGACAGCGAAACCGGGGATGACGCCGACTCGAACGGACCCCGGGAAACGATCGTTACGGAACTGGCTGCCGTGCTCGAGGAAAAGTACGACGCGGTGACGATCGAGGACGATGCCGTCGTCGCCGAGGAGACCGCGTTCGACCCCGCGCTGGCACACCAGGTCGGCGTTCCCGAGGGACCGAAGTTCGGCGCGCTCGCCGACGGCGAGTCGGTCACCGTCGACGGGGAAACAGTCAGTCCCGAGAGAGTTACGACCGAACGGACGCGGCGATTTCCGACTTGA
- a CDS encoding PAS domain S-box protein yields MTENTSNETGHTEADTESVDFDLDIADLSSFTGDCAIVSFDADGRITAWNGGARRLTGYDAETIVGSHYRTVFPQDDRDDGRPERLLERARSDGTAETDGWRVRSDGSRFWAREVIAAVREGSEVGVPVDRSDADLRGYVWVVHDRTEEHERIRELREEKAFAEHVFEAQPDIVYAFDATGNHLEWNDQLPAVTGYAESELAEMAPLEFIAPDDRDRIAAAIQRVLEEDEYVTAEADLLTKDGRRIPYEFNSARITDDDGTVLGFTGTGRDISEREARERALREEKALTESILQAQPDVLYAYDSEGNLVQWNDQFERATGHDSDELSGMNPLQFIAPEDRDHIRDAIDRILEEGERVTAEGHVLTSDGRRIPYEFNSARITDDDGTVLGFTGVGRDIRERKARERELERLERLNAVIRTIDETMVAADTRDEIETAIVREFASADAYRFAVIGRTDTAAATDGDAWEPVAWAGIDAQSTPVLSSFVDPPADADGASVLETRTVQRYRSLGESPVETWRHHANEREYDSVAVVPVVASDRSLGALVIAADEPSAFADREREVLQEFGGTIGHAINAMTLRRLLYQDTVIELEFESTDRGDACTRLSDELGCALSIDHVLPLTDGVFVYYITVSDADPERVREVARDDDAFTELRLIEADDESYWECVVRGSAITDHLADYGARLQSQTIHDGVADMTVQVSPNADLRGLVNRITSAYPDSRLRSKQTVERPVETRGDFRRTVESMLTDKQRTALEAAYHGGYFEWPTRNSDASEVADRLGIARQTFHQHLRVAQAKLLSAYFDSSD; encoded by the coding sequence ATGACCGAGAACACGTCGAACGAAACAGGCCACACCGAAGCCGATACGGAGTCGGTCGATTTCGATCTCGATATCGCCGATCTGAGTTCGTTCACCGGTGATTGCGCTATCGTGTCGTTCGACGCCGACGGACGCATCACCGCATGGAACGGGGGTGCGCGTCGCCTCACGGGATACGACGCGGAAACGATCGTCGGCTCCCACTATCGGACCGTCTTCCCGCAGGACGACCGAGACGACGGCCGACCCGAACGGTTGCTCGAGCGAGCGAGATCCGACGGCACCGCCGAGACTGACGGGTGGCGCGTCCGGAGCGACGGGAGCCGGTTCTGGGCTCGCGAGGTGATCGCGGCGGTCCGGGAGGGTAGCGAGGTCGGCGTCCCCGTCGATCGTTCGGACGCCGATCTCCGGGGGTACGTCTGGGTCGTCCACGACCGCACCGAGGAGCACGAGCGGATTCGAGAGCTCCGCGAGGAGAAGGCCTTCGCCGAACACGTCTTCGAGGCGCAACCGGACATCGTCTACGCGTTCGACGCGACGGGAAATCACCTCGAGTGGAACGATCAGTTACCGGCGGTGACGGGCTACGCCGAGTCGGAACTGGCCGAGATGGCCCCGCTCGAATTCATCGCACCGGACGACCGGGACCGAATCGCCGCAGCGATTCAGCGGGTTCTCGAGGAGGACGAGTACGTAACTGCCGAAGCTGACCTCCTGACGAAGGATGGCCGTCGGATCCCCTACGAGTTCAACAGCGCCCGAATCACCGACGACGACGGCACCGTGCTCGGCTTTACCGGGACCGGCCGCGACATCAGCGAGCGCGAGGCACGCGAGCGCGCGCTTCGCGAGGAGAAAGCGCTCACGGAGAGCATTCTCCAAGCGCAGCCGGACGTTCTCTACGCGTACGATTCCGAGGGAAATCTGGTCCAGTGGAACGACCAGTTCGAACGCGCGACTGGCCACGACTCGGACGAACTCTCCGGTATGAACCCGCTTCAGTTCATCGCTCCGGAGGATCGGGACCACATTCGCGATGCGATCGATCGAATCCTCGAGGAGGGAGAGCGCGTCACCGCCGAGGGGCACGTCCTGACGAGTGACGGTCGACGGATCCCCTACGAGTTCAACAGCGCCCGAATCACGGACGACGACGGGACCGTGCTCGGCTTCACCGGCGTCGGCCGAGACATTCGCGAGCGCAAGGCCCGCGAGCGCGAACTCGAGCGCCTGGAACGGCTCAATGCGGTTATTCGGACGATCGACGAGACGATGGTCGCGGCCGATACTCGCGACGAAATCGAAACCGCGATCGTCCGGGAGTTCGCGTCGGCAGACGCGTACCGATTCGCAGTCATCGGCCGAACCGACACCGCGGCGGCGACCGACGGGGATGCGTGGGAGCCCGTGGCCTGGGCGGGAATCGACGCCCAGTCTACGCCCGTCCTCTCGTCGTTCGTCGACCCGCCGGCCGATGCGGACGGCGCGTCGGTGCTCGAAACCCGCACCGTCCAGCGGTATCGGTCCCTCGGTGAGAGTCCGGTCGAAACGTGGCGACACCACGCCAACGAGCGGGAGTACGATTCCGTCGCTGTCGTCCCGGTGGTCGCGAGCGATCGGTCCCTCGGAGCGCTCGTGATCGCCGCGGACGAGCCGTCGGCCTTCGCAGACCGGGAGCGGGAGGTGCTCCAGGAGTTCGGGGGAACGATCGGCCACGCGATCAACGCAATGACGCTCCGCCGGCTCCTCTATCAGGACACCGTCATCGAACTCGAGTTCGAGTCGACCGATCGGGGCGATGCCTGTACCAGACTCTCGGACGAGCTCGGTTGTGCGCTGTCGATCGACCACGTGTTGCCGCTGACCGACGGCGTGTTCGTCTACTACATCACCGTGTCCGACGCCGATCCCGAACGCGTCCGCGAGGTCGCTCGCGACGACGACGCGTTCACGGAACTGCGGCTCATCGAGGCCGACGACGAGAGCTACTGGGAGTGCGTCGTCCGCGGATCGGCGATCACCGATCACCTCGCGGACTACGGCGCACGACTGCAGTCGCAAACGATCCACGACGGCGTCGCGGATATGACGGTCCAGGTCAGCCCCAATGCGGACCTTCGCGGACTCGTCAATCGGATCACGTCGGCGTACCCCGACAGCCGGCTCCGCTCGAAGCAAACCGTCGAGCGACCGGTCGAGACGCGCGGCGACTTCCGACGAACCGTCGAGTCCATGCTGACCGACAAACAGCGCACGGCTCTCGAGGCGGCCTACCACGGCGGCTACTTCGAGTGGCCGACGCGAAACAGCGATGCGTCCGAGGTCGCGGATCGACTCGGCATCGCCCGGCAGACCTTCCATCAGCACCTCAGAGTCGCACAGGCGAAACTCCTCTCGGCGTATTTCGACTCGAGCGACTGA
- a CDS encoding calcium/sodium antiporter has product MLSGTPLDLLLLAGGIVALYGGAELLVAGAGRLALGIGLRAATVGVTVIAFATTAPELFVSTIGALNVSSDVGLGTVVGSNIANIGLVLGISALIKPLQISDRVLRRHVPVMVLAAVLLVALGTNGRIGRLEGVLFLLVLAGFTAGILYSVSGESPPMVDEPDAESGASVRDVALVIGGLIALVVGSRWLVAGGTSLLSALGVSDLVIGLTVLALGTSLPELAASVVGAARGKTAFAVGNVVGSNIYNVLAVLGVVALITPIEIRPSTLRFELPIMVAFTLALVGLMAYGRRLTRVDGAILVVGYVGFIFLLVP; this is encoded by the coding sequence ATGCTCTCCGGAACCCCGCTCGACCTCCTCTTGCTGGCGGGCGGGATCGTCGCGCTGTACGGTGGTGCCGAGTTACTGGTCGCGGGCGCGGGGCGGCTGGCACTGGGGATCGGGCTCCGGGCCGCGACCGTCGGCGTAACGGTGATCGCGTTCGCGACGACTGCACCGGAACTGTTCGTCTCGACGATCGGCGCGCTGAACGTCTCGAGCGACGTCGGACTCGGCACGGTCGTCGGCTCGAACATCGCGAACATCGGACTGGTGCTCGGGATCTCCGCGCTGATCAAACCGCTACAGATCAGTGACCGGGTGCTCCGGCGGCACGTTCCCGTGATGGTGCTCGCAGCAGTCCTGTTGGTCGCCCTCGGCACGAACGGACGGATCGGTCGCCTCGAGGGAGTACTCTTCCTGCTGGTCCTCGCGGGGTTCACGGCGGGTATTCTGTACTCCGTCAGTGGGGAGTCCCCGCCGATGGTCGACGAACCGGACGCGGAGTCGGGGGCGTCCGTGCGGGACGTCGCGCTCGTCATCGGCGGGCTGATCGCGCTCGTCGTGGGCTCGCGGTGGCTCGTCGCCGGCGGGACGAGCCTGCTGTCGGCGCTCGGCGTCTCGGATCTCGTCATCGGTCTCACGGTGCTCGCCCTCGGCACGTCGCTCCCGGAACTGGCGGCCTCGGTCGTGGGCGCGGCCCGCGGCAAGACGGCCTTCGCCGTGGGCAACGTCGTCGGCTCGAACATCTACAACGTCCTCGCGGTGCTGGGGGTCGTGGCGCTGATCACACCGATCGAGATCCGACCGTCGACGCTCCGGTTCGAACTCCCGATCATGGTCGCGTTCACGCTCGCGCTGGTCGGGCTGATGGCGTACGGCCGGCGGCTAACGCGGGTCGACGGCGCGATCCTCGTCGTCGGTTACGTCGGATTCATCTTCCTTCTCGTTCCGTGA
- a CDS encoding shikimate dehydrogenase, producing the protein MDVYGLLGNPVGHSLSPPMHEAAYDELGLEARYVTFEPDEDDIDDAIRGADALGIAGLNVTIPFKQDALEIVAPEDLATRIGAVNTIDFSGSGPPTGYNTDAVGALRALRDHDVDLEGSRAVVVGAGGAGRAVSFGLADAGATVAIANRTESKAHALADEVSRATGHGLGGMQRLVADADVLVNATSVGMDSAETPVPADALHDELTVLDAVYTPIETRLLRDAAAAGATTIDGAWMLLYQGVEAFEIWTGRDAPVDVMNSALRSRL; encoded by the coding sequence ATGGACGTTTACGGTTTACTCGGCAATCCGGTCGGTCACTCGCTGTCGCCGCCGATGCACGAGGCCGCGTACGACGAACTCGGGCTCGAGGCGCGCTACGTGACCTTCGAGCCCGACGAAGACGATATCGACGACGCGATCAGGGGGGCCGACGCGCTCGGAATCGCGGGGCTCAACGTAACGATCCCGTTCAAACAGGACGCGCTCGAGATCGTCGCGCCGGAGGATCTGGCGACCAGAATCGGCGCGGTGAACACGATCGACTTCTCGGGGTCGGGCCCGCCGACGGGGTACAACACCGACGCCGTCGGCGCGTTGCGCGCACTCCGCGACCACGACGTCGACCTCGAGGGTTCGCGCGCGGTCGTCGTCGGCGCCGGCGGTGCCGGCCGGGCGGTCTCCTTCGGTCTCGCCGACGCCGGCGCGACGGTCGCGATCGCCAACCGAACCGAGTCGAAAGCGCACGCGCTCGCGGACGAGGTGTCCCGTGCGACCGGACACGGGCTGGGAGGGATGCAGCGACTCGTGGCCGACGCCGACGTGCTGGTCAACGCCACGAGCGTCGGGATGGACTCGGCCGAGACGCCGGTCCCCGCGGATGCGCTCCACGACGAGTTAACCGTCCTCGATGCGGTCTACACCCCGATCGAAACGCGACTCCTGCGCGATGCGGCCGCCGCCGGGGCGACGACCATCGACGGGGCGTGGATGTTGCTCTATCAGGGCGTCGAGGCGTTCGAGATCTGGACGGGCCGGGACGCACCTGTCGACGTGATGAACAGCGCGCTTCGATCACGACTGTGA
- a CDS encoding DUF4332 domain-containing protein: MAILQKLKSLLGFDDSESERGGTREVGVTVEREGTADDGTVADADRDETVDDASAGPTKSAATGSRTDDSTELSESTATAESADTSDESPVEEAEPDAATEPEPDTETADSELTPESAAAAEAEADTESGTADDTEFEPVDDTEFEPESAVESEAESEPETEAEPEETNPEPVVEIKGIGPAYADRLAGAGVDTVGELAAADAAELAEQTDISETRIQGWIDRAEVR; the protein is encoded by the coding sequence ATGGCAATCCTCCAGAAGCTGAAGTCCCTGTTGGGGTTCGACGACTCGGAGTCGGAGCGCGGGGGCACTCGAGAGGTCGGGGTAACGGTCGAACGGGAAGGGACGGCGGACGACGGGACTGTCGCCGACGCGGATCGAGACGAAACGGTCGACGACGCGAGCGCCGGGCCGACGAAATCGGCCGCGACCGGCTCGCGGACGGACGACTCGACGGAATTGTCGGAATCGACGGCGACGGCGGAGTCGGCCGACACGAGCGACGAGTCGCCCGTCGAAGAGGCCGAACCCGACGCAGCGACCGAACCCGAACCCGACACAGAGACCGCCGACAGCGAGCTGACGCCCGAATCGGCCGCGGCAGCCGAGGCCGAGGCCGACACCGAATCCGGGACGGCCGACGACACCGAGTTCGAACCGGTCGACGACACCGAGTTCGAGCCGGAGTCAGCGGTCGAGTCGGAGGCCGAATCCGAACCGGAAACGGAGGCCGAGCCCGAGGAGACCAACCCGGAACCCGTCGTCGAGATCAAGGGAATCGGTCCGGCCTATGCCGACCGCCTCGCCGGCGCGGGAGTCGACACCGTCGGCGAACTCGCCGCCGCCGACGCCGCCGAACTGGCCGAACAGACCGACATCTCCGAAACGCGCATCCAGGGCTGGATCGATCGCGCCGAAGTCAGATAA
- the pabB gene encoding aminodeoxychorismate synthase, component I: MSDPRVVTTPDSFRAAARDREPDGSATDRAASPTPAGRRVPVEARVSVADPFLAYRRARDGDGSAFLETTGGQPGWGYFGVDPVDRLTVGPDAVTRTRDSERSPTLAALEGLLAGDRLARGNCDVPVPCGAVGWLSYDVARELETLPDAAVDDRGLPRLEVAVYDRFAAWEEPTDGDVTLRITACPRIGDPDSDIDTESDAEPTDAALEAAYERGRDRALELAEAVRDGDPEIGEPPVSSPEATFESDCGREAFADRVRRVKEYVREGDTFQTNVSQRLVAPAAVHPVAAYDALRRVNPAPYSCLLELRAADLVSASPELLLEREGEFVRTEPIAGTRPRGETPEEDGALEDDLLTDEKERAEHAMLVDLERNDLGKVCEYGSVAVEEYRRIDRYAEVMHLVSNVTGRLRDGETLADAVAAVFPGGTITGAPKPRTMEIIDELEATRRGPYTGSVGIFGFDGRATLNIVIRTLVRHADEYHLRVGAGIVHDSDPVREYDETLDKARALITAVDEALGERAELGLEASGEPNSERADGGESDD, translated from the coding sequence ATGAGCGATCCGCGCGTCGTGACGACGCCCGATTCGTTTCGCGCCGCCGCTCGCGACCGCGAACCCGACGGGTCGGCGACGGACCGCGCCGCGTCGCCGACGCCCGCCGGACGCCGCGTCCCCGTCGAGGCTCGCGTGTCCGTCGCCGACCCGTTTCTCGCCTACCGGCGAGCGCGCGACGGTGACGGCTCCGCCTTCCTCGAGACGACCGGCGGTCAGCCCGGCTGGGGCTACTTCGGCGTCGATCCCGTCGACCGGCTGACCGTCGGTCCCGACGCCGTGACGCGAACCCGCGACTCGGAGCGGTCGCCGACGCTCGCCGCACTCGAGGGACTGCTCGCGGGCGATCGGCTCGCCCGCGGAAACTGCGACGTGCCCGTCCCCTGCGGGGCCGTCGGCTGGCTCTCCTACGACGTGGCCCGCGAACTCGAGACCCTGCCCGACGCTGCGGTCGACGACCGAGGGCTCCCCCGTCTCGAAGTCGCGGTCTACGATCGGTTCGCAGCCTGGGAGGAGCCCACCGACGGCGACGTGACGCTGCGGATCACGGCCTGTCCGCGGATCGGCGATCCCGATTCCGACATCGATACCGAGAGCGACGCGGAACCGACCGATGCCGCCCTCGAGGCGGCCTACGAGCGCGGCCGCGACCGAGCGCTCGAACTCGCCGAGGCCGTCCGCGACGGCGATCCCGAAATCGGCGAGCCACCCGTCTCGAGCCCGGAAGCGACGTTCGAGAGCGACTGCGGTCGGGAGGCGTTCGCCGATCGCGTGCGGCGGGTCAAGGAGTACGTCCGCGAGGGCGACACCTTCCAGACGAACGTCTCCCAGCGGCTGGTCGCCCCGGCCGCGGTCCACCCCGTCGCGGCCTACGACGCGCTGCGCCGGGTCAACCCGGCACCCTACTCCTGTCTGCTCGAGCTCCGGGCGGCCGACCTGGTGAGCGCGAGTCCCGAGTTGCTACTTGAGCGCGAGGGCGAGTTCGTCCGAACGGAGCCCATCGCCGGCACCCGGCCGCGCGGCGAGACGCCCGAGGAAGACGGAGCGCTCGAGGACGACCTGCTCACCGACGAGAAAGAGCGAGCCGAACACGCCATGCTGGTCGACCTCGAGCGCAACGACCTCGGGAAGGTCTGCGAATACGGCTCCGTCGCGGTCGAGGAGTACCGCCGGATCGACCGCTACGCCGAGGTGATGCACCTCGTCTCGAACGTGACCGGTCGGTTGCGCGACGGCGAGACGCTGGCCGACGCCGTCGCGGCGGTCTTCCCGGGCGGGACGATTACCGGCGCGCCCAAACCGCGCACGATGGAGATCATCGACGAACTCGAGGCGACCCGGCGCGGCCCCTACACGGGCAGCGTCGGCATCTTCGGCTTCGACGGGCGGGCCACGCTCAATATCGTCATCCGGACGCTGGTCCGCCACGCCGACGAGTACCACCTGCGGGTCGGCGCGGGCATCGTCCACGATTCGGACCCGGTCCGGGAGTACGACGAGACCCTCGACAAGGCTCGCGCGCTCATCACCGCGGTCGACGAGGCGCTCGGCGAGCGGGCCGAACTGGGGCTCGAGGCGAGCGGCGAACCGAACTCGGAGCGGGCCGACGGCGGTGAGTCGGATGACTGA
- a CDS encoding aminodeoxychorismate/anthranilate synthase component II, protein MTESPTRILVIDNYDSFAYNLVQYVGEIADEVIVRRNDAIGLAGVRDLEPTGIVVSPGPGTPEAAGISIPLFAETAYPILGVCLGHQALCAANGAPVVHAPDVVHGKPSTVEHDGDGIFAALPETFQVGRYHSLAVDRADLPDSLLETAQTIDERGVLMGVRHRERPHVGVQFHPESILTRGHDDAAGGDGISLRVGKRMIANFCRFAAEATAAEGIRDD, encoded by the coding sequence ATGACTGAGTCCCCCACTCGGATCCTGGTCATCGATAACTACGATTCGTTCGCGTACAATCTCGTGCAGTACGTGGGCGAAATAGCGGACGAGGTGATCGTCCGGCGCAACGACGCGATCGGTCTCGCGGGCGTCCGCGACCTCGAGCCGACCGGCATCGTCGTCTCGCCGGGGCCGGGAACGCCCGAAGCGGCCGGCATCTCGATCCCGCTGTTCGCCGAGACGGCGTACCCGATTCTGGGGGTCTGTCTCGGCCACCAGGCCCTCTGTGCGGCCAACGGCGCGCCGGTCGTACACGCGCCCGACGTCGTCCACGGCAAGCCCTCGACGGTCGAGCACGATGGTGACGGGATCTTCGCCGCGTTGCCCGAGACGTTTCAGGTCGGGCGCTACCACTCGCTGGCGGTCGACCGCGCGGACCTTCCCGATTCGCTGCTCGAGACGGCGCAGACGATCGACGAGCGCGGCGTCCTGATGGGGGTCCGCCACCGCGAGCGGCCCCACGTCGGCGTCCAGTTCCACCCCGAAAGCATCTTGACGCGGGGTCACGACGACGCGGCCGGCGGCGACGGCATCTCGTTGCGGGTCGGGAAGCGCATGATCGCCAATTTCTGTCGATTCGCTGCGGAAGCGACGGCGGCGGAGGGGATACGGGATGACTGA
- a CDS encoding aminotransferase class IV — translation MTDGDDRYYHVDGEIVPAGEATVSVDDRGFRYGDAAFETLRAYGGTVFAWERHLERLERTCDSLSLEHGLTGDDLRERIDETLAANDLADAYVRLSITRGVQPGKLTPHPDVDPTVVIYVKPLPRGGLEGEPVWDGPATVQTVETRRVPDEAVPAAAKTHNYLNGILARTELRAESGDADGAATADEALMCDLEGRVTEGATSNLFFVRDGELYTPTTDGPVLPGITREIVLEIARGAGMRVHEGRYEPADVLEADEAFLTNRTWELRPIATLDGLEIGGGPITDRLSRSYDERVEESCYRSERP, via the coding sequence ATGACTGACGGCGACGACCGCTACTATCACGTCGACGGCGAGATCGTTCCCGCGGGCGAGGCGACCGTCAGCGTCGACGACCGGGGGTTTCGGTACGGCGATGCCGCCTTCGAAACCCTGCGAGCCTACGGCGGAACGGTGTTCGCGTGGGAGCGCCACCTCGAGCGACTCGAGCGGACCTGCGACTCCCTCTCGCTCGAGCACGGGCTGACGGGCGACGACCTCCGCGAGCGGATCGACGAGACGCTCGCGGCGAACGACCTCGCGGACGCCTACGTCCGCCTCTCGATCACGCGCGGCGTCCAGCCGGGGAAACTGACGCCCCACCCAGACGTCGATCCGACGGTCGTGATCTACGTCAAACCGCTCCCCCGTGGGGGACTCGAGGGCGAACCTGTCTGGGACGGCCCGGCGACGGTTCAGACGGTCGAGACGCGACGCGTCCCCGACGAGGCGGTCCCGGCCGCGGCGAAGACGCACAACTACCTCAACGGGATCCTCGCGCGGACTGAACTGCGCGCCGAGAGCGGGGACGCGGACGGAGCCGCGACGGCCGACGAGGCGCTCATGTGCGACCTCGAGGGCCGCGTCACAGAGGGCGCGACGAGCAACCTGTTTTTCGTCCGCGACGGCGAACTGTACACGCCGACGACCGACGGTCCCGTTCTGCCAGGGATCACTCGAGAGATCGTCCTCGAGATCGCTCGCGGGGCCGGGATGCGGGTCCACGAGGGGCGCTACGAGCCGGCCGACGTGCTCGAGGCCGACGAGGCATTTCTCACGAATCGGACCTGGGAACTGCGGCCGATCGCGACGCTGGATGGCCTCGAAATCGGCGGTGGTCCGATTACGGATCGACTCTCGCGGTCGTACGACGAGCGCGTCGAGGAATCGTGTTATCGATCAGAACGACCCTGA
- a CDS encoding saccharopine dehydrogenase NADP-binding domain-containing protein, which produces MDSLLIYGSYGYTGRLIAREAVARGGSPVVAGRDGRAVAEQSDALGVEGRTFDLELGDPAAQLGSFDAVLNCAGPFVDTAEALVAACLETNTDYLDITGEFSVFEFLRQRDAAAREAGCTLLPGVGFDVVPSDCLAAFLSEQLPEADELRLGIKGGGGLSRGTAKTLVEHLGNGGVVRRNGRLIQVPTAFRTREIDFGDGPEHAVTIPWGDVVTAAHTTGIEAVEVYTAAPSWATRGLSAVDSMGWLLERRPVEGLLKRLIDARLDGPDERQLATGSAVVWGEVTDNSTGQRARARLRTPNPYALTAESAVTAAERVLEGRSRTPAGFQTPASAFGSEFALELSGTERELIDAPTTSDRADRAAVEPEH; this is translated from the coding sequence ATGGACTCCCTTCTCATCTACGGCTCCTACGGCTACACGGGGCGGCTGATCGCACGCGAGGCCGTCGCTCGAGGCGGTTCGCCCGTCGTCGCCGGCCGCGACGGCCGGGCAGTCGCCGAACAGAGCGACGCGCTCGGCGTCGAAGGGCGGACGTTCGACCTCGAGTTGGGCGATCCGGCCGCACAGCTCGGGAGTTTCGACGCCGTCCTGAACTGCGCGGGGCCGTTCGTCGACACCGCCGAGGCGCTGGTTGCGGCCTGCCTCGAGACGAACACGGACTATCTGGATATCACGGGTGAGTTCTCGGTGTTCGAGTTCCTCCGCCAGCGCGACGCCGCGGCTCGAGAAGCGGGCTGTACCCTCCTGCCGGGCGTCGGTTTCGACGTCGTGCCGTCGGACTGTCTGGCTGCCTTTCTCTCGGAGCAACTCCCCGAGGCCGACGAGTTACGACTCGGAATCAAGGGCGGCGGCGGGCTTTCGCGGGGCACCGCCAAAACGCTCGTCGAGCACCTCGGCAACGGCGGCGTCGTGCGCCGGAACGGGCGGCTCATTCAGGTACCGACCGCCTTTCGAACCCGCGAGATCGACTTCGGTGACGGGCCCGAACACGCCGTCACGATCCCGTGGGGCGATGTCGTCACCGCGGCCCACACCACCGGCATCGAGGCGGTCGAGGTCTACACCGCCGCGCCGTCGTGGGCGACGAGAGGACTGTCGGCCGTCGATTCGATGGGGTGGCTCCTCGAGCGCCGGCCCGTCGAAGGACTGCTGAAGCGACTGATCGACGCCCGTCTCGACGGTCCGGACGAACGGCAGTTGGCGACCGGCAGCGCCGTCGTCTGGGGCGAGGTCACCGACAATTCCACCGGCCAACGAGCGCGTGCTCGCCTGCGAACGCCGAATCCCTACGCGCTGACCGCCGAGTCCGCGGTGACGGCCGCCGAACGGGTCCTCGAGGGCCGGAGCCGAACTCCCGCGGGCTTCCAGACGCCGGCGTCGGCGTTCGGGAGCGAGTTCGCCCTCGAGCTTTCGGGAACGGAGCGCGAACTGATCGACGCACCGACCACATCGGATAGGGCGGATAGAGCGGCCGTCGAACCCGAGCACTGA